A part of Candidatus Eisenbacteria bacterium genomic DNA contains:
- a CDS encoding TlpA disulfide reductase family protein: protein MRHSWFQTVWVGALTLALHLLSPGPVALAQDPDSGSELIGKAAPEWTFTRWVRGRSLSLRELRGKVVLVRWWTEGCRYCRSTLPVLERLQREHRGDLVVLGVFHSKPEPHEVSDRHILGIAKTLGWSGPVAFDRDWKTLDRYWLGANPERSWTSVSFLIDREGTIRWVHGGGEYHPSDDPKHHACEVEYEGLEQALEHVLGERSSAPSAG from the coding sequence GTGCGACATTCCTGGTTCCAGACAGTCTGGGTCGGCGCACTGACGCTCGCCCTTCATCTCCTCTCGCCGGGCCCCGTCGCGCTCGCGCAGGACCCCGATTCCGGGAGCGAGTTGATCGGAAAGGCGGCCCCCGAGTGGACCTTCACCCGATGGGTTCGGGGGCGCTCACTTTCGCTGCGTGAGCTGCGCGGCAAGGTGGTGCTGGTCCGCTGGTGGACGGAAGGTTGCCGCTACTGCCGCTCCACGCTGCCGGTGCTCGAGCGCCTCCAGCGCGAGCATCGCGGCGACCTGGTGGTGCTGGGTGTCTTTCATTCCAAGCCCGAGCCCCACGAAGTCAGCGACCGCCACATCCTCGGAATCGCCAAGACGCTGGGCTGGTCCGGTCCGGTCGCGTTCGACCGTGACTGGAAGACGCTCGATCGCTATTGGCTCGGGGCCAACCCGGAGCGCAGCTGGACGTCGGTGAGCTTCCTCATCGATCGCGAAGGGACCATCCGCTGGGTCCATGGCGGAGGCGAATACCATCCCAGCGACGATCCCAAGCATCATGCCTGCGAAGTGGAGTACGAAGGCCTCGAACAGGCGCTGGAGCATGTGCTCGGCGAGCGCTCCTCAGCACCCTCCGCCGGATGA
- a CDS encoding peptidylprolyl isomerase, with translation MRSTLILLLAATMLAGCASESDVLATIGSRTITRGDFQMVARVLGGRYSGPPDSAKSQLLRDMTDRELLVQGAVRAGFHRDTTFLDLRRKTEEQMLRQTYYDEIGAANVVVSAAEIQELHRWRAQESQVQIVFTLSEPAVKAALSQIRGGADFGEVADRFNPPGFTPPRGEIGYVQPGMLQLPVDDVIRLAPVGNVVGPVEAVGQGWFLVLVKDRRKAEPKALEAESEMLNSILRQRKQRQILVKALDRLRGDYRVRLEQGASQRLIRYVVPPSLQNMEPPPLTLRESAEPLASYEGGAYTMGDAIDDLRSGASQRPNFNIMPSVDRWVEMRALERAALLEARRRQLADQPDLQRALRERMNDYLLEGYVTRHVLQRTSVTEADARAVFERIGMRPDRLESARFLVVVLRDSATAAQLAATAPQTEGLREAVSTAALGVAVRPQSVTFPSDNPMWAALEPALMATAPGAYTPATPVAGIWMVAQVISKNVVPRSFENLPAEMRVMLENQAREEKRAAMLGALTDSLKREIPVRMYPERLKRVQWPTPSAPSFSVPG, from the coding sequence GTGAGATCGACCCTCATCCTCTTGCTCGCCGCGACCATGCTCGCCGGCTGCGCGTCAGAATCCGACGTGCTGGCGACCATCGGGAGCCGGACCATCACGCGCGGCGATTTCCAGATGGTGGCCCGCGTCCTGGGTGGCCGCTACTCCGGACCGCCCGACAGCGCCAAGTCCCAGCTTCTTCGCGACATGACCGACCGCGAGCTGCTGGTCCAGGGCGCCGTGCGAGCCGGCTTCCATCGCGACACGACGTTCCTCGATCTCAGGCGCAAGACCGAGGAGCAGATGCTCCGGCAGACCTACTACGACGAGATCGGGGCGGCCAACGTCGTGGTGAGCGCCGCCGAGATCCAGGAGCTTCATCGCTGGCGGGCCCAGGAAAGCCAGGTCCAGATCGTCTTCACGCTGTCCGAGCCGGCCGTCAAGGCTGCCCTGAGCCAGATTCGCGGAGGCGCGGACTTCGGCGAGGTGGCCGACCGCTTCAACCCGCCGGGGTTCACCCCGCCGCGCGGAGAGATCGGCTACGTGCAGCCAGGCATGCTGCAGCTCCCGGTCGATGACGTGATCCGCCTGGCGCCGGTCGGCAACGTGGTGGGACCGGTCGAAGCCGTGGGCCAGGGCTGGTTCCTGGTGCTGGTCAAGGACCGCCGCAAAGCCGAGCCCAAAGCGCTCGAGGCCGAGTCGGAGATGCTCAACAGCATCCTCCGGCAGCGCAAGCAGCGGCAGATCCTGGTCAAGGCGCTCGACCGGCTGCGCGGCGACTACCGCGTGCGCCTCGAGCAGGGCGCCTCCCAGAGGCTCATCCGGTACGTGGTGCCGCCGTCCCTGCAGAACATGGAGCCTCCGCCGCTGACGCTGCGGGAGAGCGCCGAGCCCCTGGCCTCCTACGAAGGCGGCGCCTACACCATGGGCGACGCCATCGACGACCTGCGGAGCGGCGCGTCGCAGCGGCCGAACTTCAACATCATGCCTTCGGTCGATCGTTGGGTCGAGATGCGTGCGCTCGAGCGCGCGGCGCTGCTCGAGGCGCGCCGCCGCCAGCTCGCCGATCAGCCGGACCTCCAGCGCGCCCTGCGCGAGCGCATGAACGATTACCTGCTCGAGGGTTACGTCACGCGCCACGTCCTCCAGCGCACGTCGGTGACCGAGGCGGACGCTCGCGCGGTCTTCGAGCGCATCGGCATGCGTCCGGACCGCCTCGAGAGCGCGCGCTTCCTGGTGGTCGTGCTGCGTGATTCGGCGACCGCCGCGCAGCTCGCCGCGACCGCGCCGCAGACCGAGGGCCTGCGCGAGGCGGTTTCGACCGCGGCCCTGGGCGTGGCGGTGCGGCCGCAGAGCGTGACCTTCCCCAGCGACAACCCGATGTGGGCCGCGCTCGAGCCCGCCTTGATGGCCACGGCGCCGGGCGCCTACACACCCGCCACGCCGGTGGCGGGGATATGGATGGTGGCGCAGGTCATCTCGAAGAACGTGGTGCCTCGGTCCTTCGAGAACCTTCCCGCCGAGATGCGCGTGATGCTGGAGAATCAGGCGCGGGAGGAAAAGCGAGCGGCTATGCTCGGAGCGCTCACCGACTCGCTCAAGCGAGAGATTCCGGTGCGCATGTACCCGGAGCGGCTGAAGCGGGTGCAGTGGCCGACGCCGTCGGCGCCTTCGTTCAGCGTCCCGGGATAG
- a CDS encoding OmpA family protein, protein MSAVRKLLVGVMLTCAVMTPTVSRAQVEGVHVSLFPWYGYADFSNDTNFEDEPIWGGTAGLGLGRYFAIEGHVGRSTTETHAGFTHYPISFPSAPREVTALHYGANVTVNLLPEVRLVPYLMAGWAEAKFDFADEDSVPEPEYQNGWEFGAGLKYRINPRLAIRAEVRDNIWHFPEGTPAAVGTDPINNWFYAAGVEFLIGGIGGGDDDQDKVSNAKDKCPNTPIGARVDANGCPIDSDSDGVPDGIDQCPNTVAGATVDSRGCPRDSDSDGVPDGVDQCPDTPSGSPVDARGCPRDSDGDGIPDGQDQCADTPAGIRVDPRGCPLDADNDGVTDDKDQCPFTSPNVKVDAVGCPIELTTREIELLDKGRITERNIHFVTAKWDILPESRPVLDEIGQILIQWPRLRIEVGGHADARGSDAYNLDLSDKRANAVLNYLVSKFPQITREQYSARGYGEREPVATNKTVEGMAQNRRVEFKVLNTEELTKERERRQLQQK, encoded by the coding sequence ATGAGCGCAGTTCGAAAGCTGCTCGTGGGGGTCATGCTGACATGCGCGGTCATGACTCCGACGGTGTCACGAGCTCAGGTCGAGGGCGTGCACGTGTCGCTCTTTCCCTGGTACGGGTACGCCGACTTCTCGAACGACACGAACTTCGAGGACGAGCCGATCTGGGGTGGAACCGCAGGTCTCGGTCTCGGCCGCTACTTTGCGATCGAGGGCCACGTAGGACGAAGCACCACGGAGACGCATGCCGGTTTCACTCACTACCCGATAAGTTTTCCTTCGGCGCCTCGTGAGGTCACGGCCCTTCACTACGGTGCGAACGTGACGGTCAACCTGCTTCCGGAAGTGCGGCTCGTGCCCTACCTGATGGCCGGGTGGGCGGAAGCCAAGTTCGACTTCGCCGACGAAGACTCGGTGCCGGAGCCCGAGTACCAGAACGGTTGGGAGTTCGGGGCGGGACTCAAGTACCGGATCAATCCGCGCCTCGCGATCCGCGCCGAAGTCCGCGACAACATCTGGCACTTTCCCGAGGGAACCCCGGCCGCGGTGGGAACAGACCCCATCAACAACTGGTTCTATGCGGCCGGGGTCGAGTTCTTGATCGGCGGCATCGGCGGAGGTGACGACGACCAGGACAAGGTGTCGAACGCCAAGGACAAGTGCCCCAACACGCCGATCGGAGCCAGGGTCGACGCCAATGGCTGCCCCATCGATTCGGACAGCGACGGCGTCCCCGACGGGATCGACCAGTGCCCGAACACCGTCGCCGGCGCGACGGTGGATTCGCGCGGGTGTCCTCGCGATAGCGACTCTGACGGAGTGCCGGACGGCGTGGATCAGTGCCCCGACACCCCGAGCGGGTCGCCGGTCGATGCGCGCGGCTGTCCGCGCGATTCCGACGGTGACGGCATTCCCGACGGCCAGGACCAGTGCGCCGACACTCCCGCCGGCATCCGCGTGGATCCCAGGGGTTGCCCGCTGGATGCGGACAACGACGGCGTGACGGACGACAAGGACCAATGTCCGTTCACGAGTCCGAACGTGAAGGTCGACGCCGTCGGCTGCCCGATCGAGCTGACGACGCGAGAGATCGAGCTGCTCGACAAGGGTCGGATCACCGAACGGAACATTCACTTCGTGACTGCGAAGTGGGACATCCTGCCGGAATCCCGGCCGGTGCTGGACGAGATCGGGCAGATCCTCATCCAGTGGCCGCGTCTCCGGATCGAGGTCGGCGGACACGCCGACGCGCGCGGCTCCGATGCCTACAACCTCGACCTCTCGGACAAGCGCGCGAACGCCGTGCTGAACTACCTGGTCAGCAAGTTCCCGCAGATCACCCGCGAGCAGTACAGCGCAAGGGGCTACGGAGAGCGGGAGCCGGTGGCGACCAACAAGACGGTCGAGGGCATGGCCCAGAACCGCAGAGTGGAATTCAAGGTGCTGAACACCGAGGAGCTCACGAAGGAACGGGAGCGGCGGCAGCTCCAGCAGAAGTAA
- a CDS encoding TlpA disulfide reductase family protein, which translates to EDSLGLAPPTLASLRGRPVVVFVWAEWCGDCKALAASLARARARHEPRGVRFITLTRYYDDDEQRAREKARVDSVWKAVYSEVGALPAVISTASMERYGGSSTPTFVFIDRRGIVRGYTPTRLTEEELERRIAAIEK; encoded by the coding sequence GAGGATTCGCTCGGCTTGGCACCGCCCACGCTGGCGTCGCTCCGCGGCCGGCCGGTCGTGGTGTTCGTGTGGGCCGAGTGGTGTGGCGACTGCAAGGCGCTGGCGGCTTCACTCGCCCGCGCCCGTGCGCGTCATGAGCCCCGGGGCGTCCGGTTCATCACGCTCACCCGCTACTACGATGACGACGAGCAGCGCGCGCGAGAGAAGGCGCGGGTGGACAGCGTGTGGAAGGCGGTCTATTCGGAAGTGGGAGCGCTGCCGGCGGTGATCAGCACTGCGTCGATGGAGCGCTATGGCGGATCGAGCACGCCGACGTTCGTTTTCATCGATCGGCGGGGAATCGTGCGCGGCTACACGCCCACGCGTCTCACCGAGGAAGAACTCGAGCGCCGGATCGCCGCGATCGAGAAGTAA
- the mfd gene encoding transcription-repair coupling factor: protein MTETWLKDSAAESLIDQTSELPESSALLDAARRDRPGAVRGLTGSSRALITAWLQRVTGRPVLCLVPHGEAFEAWRDDLEFFAGRSVLLAFPEPDNLPYDPASPHPGITAQRLETLSRLASDEPRDGTIVLATVRGLIQRVPAPQRLAVAVTGVRLGETHVPESLMARLAALGYERLPEVEAVGQFARRGGILDIYPVGLDDPVRLEFDGDTIESIRRFDAGTQRSLEQLTHVEVLPRYEVVLDPSRAGEVVERLQAAGDPGGGLFHEGMERFASHYDSARGTLLDYLPDGAVVVVDDPGALRTRSEELTTLIASEHDTQRAHYPGLSAPESLFATAAFGDALTRPGLHYLAPIVERDGAYAETIDVDCRPAEPLHRSIERLKGHLLDLGARGIRALILCDNQGQKDRLAELLGPGVGQLGVGLVSAGFTLPRAGLALLTDHEIFARYRRRRRRLKKTGGLSLAELSALRVGDFVVHEDHGVGTYRGLHRLTLNGQETDCIQIAYAEQDKLYVPVHQLALVSRYAAEEGARPAVHRLGSAAWQKTKAKAKKAIRDMADSLVKAYAQRMALPGYAFKPDTVWQRELEASFPYEETPDQLAAIEAVKQDLEAPRPMDRLICGDVGYGKTEVAIRAAFKAVQDGKQVAVLVPTTILAQQHWLTFKERLADFPVTVEVLSRFRTPREAKDVVARTALGKVDILIGTHRILSKDVKFHDLGLVVIDEEHRFGVAQKERLRQMTRTVDVLALTATPIPRTLNLSLAGARDMSVIETPPRDRLPVHTEIVEVDDEVVTDAILREVDRGGQVFYVHNRVETIHNAALYVQRLVPQIRLAVGHGQMPERELERVMLQFLERKIDVLVSTMIIESGLDIPSVNTLILDRADTLGLAQLYQLRGRVGRSSHRAYAYLLVPSRRVLTEEAEKRLRVIEEFDELGVGFKIALKDLEIRGAGNLLGPEQHGFIIGLGFDLYMKLLEEAVAEIKGGAASEVLPEPRLLTDWSAYLPDDYVPDEHEKLALYRRLADARGAAQIEDLTVEMRDRFGALPAPTVALVELRRLRLMGRDAQVESLRVFQNVVEAMLRRPLKPTEIAALVAEVDFQVEFVTGREFGLRVRGEGLSLFHRSRELLEALAACLAKVAPREVSP from the coding sequence ATGACGGAGACCTGGCTCAAGGACAGCGCCGCGGAATCGCTCATCGATCAGACGAGCGAGCTTCCCGAGTCCTCCGCATTGCTCGATGCCGCCCGCCGCGACCGGCCCGGTGCTGTGCGCGGGCTCACCGGCAGCTCGCGCGCGCTCATCACGGCCTGGCTCCAGCGCGTCACCGGCAGGCCGGTTCTATGCCTGGTGCCGCACGGCGAGGCGTTCGAAGCCTGGCGCGATGACCTCGAGTTCTTCGCCGGACGCAGCGTGCTGCTGGCGTTCCCGGAGCCCGACAACCTTCCCTACGATCCCGCCTCTCCGCACCCAGGCATCACGGCTCAGCGTCTCGAGACCTTGAGCCGGCTCGCTTCCGACGAGCCGCGCGACGGAACGATCGTGCTGGCCACGGTGCGCGGGCTGATCCAGCGCGTCCCGGCGCCGCAGCGCCTCGCGGTCGCCGTGACGGGAGTCCGGCTCGGAGAGACGCACGTGCCGGAATCGTTGATGGCGCGGCTCGCGGCGCTCGGCTACGAGCGGCTGCCGGAGGTCGAAGCGGTCGGCCAGTTCGCGCGCCGTGGCGGCATCCTCGACATCTATCCCGTCGGCCTCGACGACCCGGTGCGGCTCGAGTTCGACGGCGACACGATCGAGTCGATCCGCCGCTTCGACGCCGGAACCCAGCGCTCGCTCGAGCAGCTCACCCACGTCGAGGTGCTGCCTCGCTACGAGGTCGTCCTGGACCCGTCACGCGCGGGCGAGGTGGTGGAGCGCCTGCAGGCCGCGGGCGATCCCGGCGGCGGGCTGTTCCACGAAGGCATGGAGCGCTTCGCCTCGCACTACGATTCGGCGCGCGGCACGCTGCTCGACTACCTGCCGGACGGCGCGGTGGTGGTCGTGGACGATCCGGGGGCGCTCCGCACGCGGAGCGAGGAGCTGACCACGCTGATCGCCAGCGAGCACGACACCCAGCGCGCGCACTACCCGGGGCTCTCCGCTCCCGAGTCGCTGTTCGCCACCGCGGCGTTCGGCGATGCGCTCACTCGTCCAGGACTCCACTATCTGGCGCCGATCGTGGAGAGGGACGGCGCGTACGCCGAGACGATCGACGTCGACTGCCGGCCGGCCGAACCCCTGCATCGCTCGATCGAGCGCCTCAAGGGACATCTGCTCGATCTCGGCGCTCGGGGGATCCGCGCGCTGATCCTGTGCGACAACCAGGGCCAGAAGGACCGCCTCGCCGAGCTGCTCGGCCCGGGCGTGGGACAGCTCGGCGTCGGCCTCGTGTCGGCGGGGTTCACGCTGCCGCGCGCGGGGCTCGCGCTGCTCACGGACCACGAGATCTTTGCCCGCTACCGGCGTCGCCGCCGCCGGCTCAAGAAGACCGGCGGACTCTCCTTGGCGGAGCTGTCGGCGCTGCGGGTCGGCGACTTCGTGGTGCACGAAGATCATGGCGTCGGCACGTACCGCGGCCTCCACCGGCTGACGCTGAACGGACAGGAGACCGACTGCATCCAGATCGCCTACGCCGAGCAGGACAAGCTCTACGTGCCGGTCCACCAGCTCGCGCTGGTCTCCCGCTACGCCGCCGAAGAAGGAGCCCGCCCGGCCGTCCACCGTCTCGGCTCCGCGGCGTGGCAGAAGACCAAGGCCAAGGCCAAGAAGGCGATTCGCGACATGGCCGATTCGCTGGTCAAGGCCTACGCGCAGCGCATGGCGCTCCCGGGGTACGCGTTCAAGCCCGACACCGTGTGGCAGCGGGAGCTCGAGGCGAGCTTCCCCTATGAAGAGACTCCGGATCAGCTCGCCGCCATCGAGGCGGTCAAGCAGGACCTCGAGGCGCCGCGACCCATGGATCGCCTGATCTGCGGCGACGTCGGCTACGGCAAGACCGAGGTCGCGATCCGCGCCGCCTTCAAGGCGGTGCAGGACGGCAAGCAGGTGGCCGTGCTCGTGCCCACCACGATCCTTGCGCAGCAGCACTGGCTCACGTTCAAGGAGCGGCTCGCGGATTTCCCGGTCACCGTCGAAGTGCTCTCCCGCTTCCGCACCCCGCGCGAGGCCAAGGACGTCGTGGCGCGCACCGCGCTCGGCAAGGTGGATATTCTGATCGGCACACACCGCATCCTCTCCAAGGACGTGAAGTTCCACGACCTCGGCCTGGTCGTGATCGACGAGGAGCATCGCTTCGGCGTGGCGCAGAAGGAGCGCCTCCGCCAGATGACCCGCACCGTGGACGTGCTGGCTCTCACCGCCACGCCCATTCCCCGCACGCTGAACCTGAGCCTGGCCGGCGCACGCGACATGTCGGTGATCGAGACGCCGCCCCGCGACCGCCTTCCCGTCCACACCGAGATCGTGGAGGTGGACGACGAGGTCGTGACCGACGCCATCCTGCGCGAGGTGGATCGCGGCGGGCAGGTGTTCTACGTGCACAACCGGGTGGAGACGATTCACAACGCCGCGCTCTACGTGCAGCGCCTGGTGCCGCAGATCCGCCTGGCGGTCGGGCACGGGCAGATGCCGGAGCGCGAGCTCGAGCGGGTGATGCTCCAGTTCCTGGAGAGGAAGATCGACGTGCTGGTATCCACCATGATCATCGAGTCGGGTCTGGACATCCCGAGCGTCAATACACTGATCCTGGATCGCGCCGACACGCTGGGCCTGGCGCAGCTCTATCAGCTGCGCGGCCGGGTTGGACGCTCGTCCCACCGGGCCTACGCCTATCTGCTCGTACCATCACGGCGCGTGCTGACCGAGGAAGCCGAGAAGCGGCTGCGCGTGATCGAGGAGTTCGACGAGCTGGGCGTGGGGTTCAAGATCGCGCTCAAGGACCTCGAGATCCGCGGCGCCGGCAACCTGCTCGGTCCCGAGCAGCACGGATTCATCATCGGACTCGGGTTCGATCTCTACATGAAGCTGCTCGAGGAGGCGGTGGCCGAGATCAAGGGCGGCGCAGCCTCCGAGGTCCTGCCGGAGCCGCGTCTGCTCACCGACTGGAGCGCCTACTTGCCCGACGACTACGTGCCCGACGAGCACGAGAAGCTCGCGCTCTACCGCCGGCTGGCCGATGCGCGCGGCGCCGCGCAGATCGAGGACCTCACCGTGGAGATGCGCGACCGGTTCGGCGCGCTGCCGGCCCCGACCGTGGCGCTGGTCGAGCTGAGGCGGCTGCGGCTCATGGGTCGCGACGCCCAGGTCGAGAGCCTCCGCGTGTTCCAGAACGTCGTCGAGGCGATGCTGCGGCGTCCGCTCAAGCCCACCGAGATCGCGGCGCTGGTCGCGGAGGTGGACTTCCAGGTGGAATTCGTCACGGGCCGCGAGTTCGGGCTGCGAGTACGGGGCGAAGGCCTGAGCCTGTTCCATCGCTCGCGCGAGCTGCTGGAGGCGCTGGCAGCATGTCTGGCGAAGGTTGCGCCGCGCGAAGTCAGCCCGTAG
- a CDS encoding OmpA family protein translates to MKARLFILTLCLSSFASAVWSAPPPGRASYVDPEAPCYRWPAVDYDADGVFDRVDHCTNTPAGCTVDKYGCQSDADGDGVCDGRDQCNDTPRGVKVDRDGCVPGARATRMQEPPPTPKEVTPPPSPPKPAPPPLGEKGQELVKTGRLRLENVFFESGSANLLPESEAELSQLGSVLEHYPDVRLEIQGHTDTRGSGSLNMRLSQARADAVRTWLLGHHNLRSENLTAKGYGETQPETKERNEEELLRNRRVELRLLNPEVLPREVQPR, encoded by the coding sequence ATGAAAGCGCGTCTCTTCATTCTCACGCTGTGCCTCTCCTCGTTTGCCTCGGCGGTGTGGTCCGCGCCTCCGCCCGGCCGTGCCAGCTACGTCGATCCCGAGGCGCCATGCTATCGCTGGCCCGCGGTGGACTACGACGCCGACGGGGTTTTCGATCGCGTGGATCACTGCACCAACACGCCGGCGGGATGCACCGTCGACAAGTACGGCTGCCAGTCCGACGCAGACGGTGACGGGGTCTGCGACGGACGCGACCAGTGCAATGACACACCGCGCGGCGTGAAGGTGGATCGCGACGGCTGCGTTCCGGGCGCCCGCGCCACGAGGATGCAAGAGCCGCCTCCGACTCCCAAGGAAGTGACGCCGCCGCCTTCTCCTCCGAAGCCGGCGCCGCCCCCGCTGGGTGAGAAGGGACAGGAGCTGGTGAAGACGGGACGCCTGCGTCTCGAGAACGTCTTCTTCGAGAGCGGAAGCGCCAATCTCCTGCCCGAGTCGGAAGCCGAGCTGAGCCAGCTGGGCTCCGTCCTCGAGCACTATCCGGATGTCAGGCTCGAGATCCAGGGTCACACCGACACGCGCGGCTCGGGGAGCCTCAACATGCGGCTCAGCCAGGCGCGCGCGGACGCGGTTCGGACGTGGCTACTGGGCCATCACAACCTTCGGAGTGAGAACCTCACGGCGAAGGGATACGGCGAGACTCAGCCGGAGACCAAAGAGCGGAACGAAGAGGAGCTGCTGCGCAATCGGCGCGTCGAGCTCCGGCTGCTGAACCCCGAGGTCCTCCCGAGAGAAGTTCAGCCGCGCTGA